One window of Williamwhitmania sp. genomic DNA carries:
- a CDS encoding alpha-2-macroglobulin family protein: MQKIFILVISLFIGWSVSAQNIAITQRSSLKVYVYKISNKQAKKIYKKGYIPYDTLLFHYLVDSFATNKEQPERLPQGHYLFASANTNQLDITLHSENKFEPLVVNNSTDFSMVILSDEGLIEDAKVNIDGKRIHFDKKSHTYRIPKGNPDGIMTIAKEGYVGFFHLKKEFKTNKVLTFLSLSPQKYVWIPIRLVVFSPYDLFNTVRRGRPQGIFYWLWKPVGDAARSIKWGYPQGWVQTVSDLTESISYGDPEPRVQKLWEFFNHSFRDRDGFVLFNQPKYRPNDTLRFKAFVADFKGKTNDKELKLFLDAKDLGKINPYKTGFYESYIVLHDSLNLRLDQWHSIRLENEKGRSVSGTFMLEDYELKNSSFEAFLAMNSHFRGESNEVVCSVDDANGNPISDAKAEVTVLPKHIISQLADEVFLPDTLWHHTQKLDDLAKTQIAIPDSIFPNLTMNYNVQVTLTGENNETRGYTFDGTFNGQSDRIKIEKVGTDSAVARYYKKSKEINIDGWMSTTKLDSTKITYPYYFVPKFSKPAYHFYSEKAIQFLENSEDWSNVTVDASRTDKSLMLSIGNSRKLPITVYLYRGNREILRSTFSSDTVITLPYKNRKACSLYYSYVWAGKIVERNYSIPPSPTSMNVTLICPPNAVPGQVVDIKVAVTSSKGNPIPNADVTAWAFSSKFQGYHFPAFPTFTKESSKQRILRNRFHMQENGIEESEYNLNFNYWHQRMQLDTMEFYKFLYPKNGYYIKSFFTKDSTTLISPFIHRNGQPLYIQQMNLNGWPAMFGLENANRPNVYNALMSNTLEIYDRDSIYFFPDIKIPEKQQTIINIDLKNPIWKHVAVAKSKIKLRDQYLATNSYTGRFESQLQPYYIHQFNHYFLIYPDRNKRLVNIAPFYPSDFEMVSRENSYTIRFEPRYTYTFGPNYIKMKSMATFSKEEVQNSGRQLDWNFNQQLVSKTMADKFIQPEPENPFYSFFKTSYENITGNSFLKIAYHREPNEEDPFAFVLIDQVSRKIMRCDKFSNVLPSPTQIEKPGQYALYLFYLSGIRYLDSINIGNNGTLFLTIERGKIGGKAVKKIDFAQFNHMHIDSTILRNTTKLSSSNIIKIVAQSNAKKGPKGSAVYGTVTSAEDGYPLPGAVVQVVGTNQGCSTDIDGQFWMDNLSNPVMLRFSFVGFNSIDIPSTPGVAQLVIMEPSVLRMEEVVVTAIGVSRKSLSLGYATTNVIYNSLQGKVAGVSVSGNPGAGNKIMLRGFSSIPIGSGPIYVVDGKILTAEEFNRLDKESITSMKVLSGAAATSLYGSRAANGVVLISTKAGSSAVDVSKAMDDSAYTAALAGASTMRTKFKDYAFWMPKLTTDNNGIATFKAKLPDDITTWNTNAVAVSKKLEIGSTQAFIKAFKPAMASLSVPRFLVEGDSIWVRGRVTSYVDEKQHVSRSFAHSGTTQNFPDSLMGKLLVDSTLVVAPSADSISVEYKATITGGGSDGEGRTIPINLIGTKETLGLFALAESDTTVTFPDTLHTKKVKIFASSAKLDLLQSLTESIASYRYLCNEQASSKLIVLLMIKRATEQEGKHFEGEAQIKALIKRLTESRSSSGLWGWWKGSNDVFWITTQVAKALSMAATQGYDMNKINFAEVVNTMKHQLESNQSPMEMAELINTIHMIDTTVDLTPWVLRAEQLRKNAKDTSLASAIKLSFVKMSLGIIKTVPDSLIKRAKPSFGNGAYWGNFSIWPDRESNILTSQMYKMLKLDSLHKDWLPRIRRYFYYELNSGNYINTYSKTALVDAIYPDLFVANRLGDPSITIKNADDSTVIRKFPYTSTIEPKGTITITKSGGRPVFITAYMERHNRKPAAVDDYFTVTSHFGDKEEIKPSQLAFLTAGKSVSLWVKVTVKKLSPYTMLEIPIPAGCSYDDNQPWGRGECYREKFKDHVAVFFSSLSPGVYDVEIKLIPRFTGRFTLNPARAELMYFPIFFGREGLKKITVR, translated from the coding sequence ATGCAAAAGATTTTTATTCTTGTAATTAGCCTCTTCATCGGTTGGTCAGTTTCTGCCCAAAACATTGCTATAACACAACGATCGAGCCTCAAAGTTTATGTGTATAAAATTTCGAACAAACAGGCCAAAAAAATTTACAAGAAAGGATACATACCTTACGATACGCTTCTTTTCCACTATTTAGTTGATTCCTTTGCAACAAACAAAGAGCAACCTGAACGGTTACCACAAGGCCACTATCTCTTTGCAAGCGCAAACACAAACCAACTTGACATAACCCTGCACTCCGAAAATAAGTTTGAACCCTTGGTGGTAAACAACTCCACCGATTTTTCAATGGTAATATTAAGTGATGAAGGATTGATTGAGGATGCAAAGGTTAACATTGACGGAAAAAGAATTCATTTCGATAAAAAAAGCCACACATACAGAATCCCTAAAGGAAATCCTGATGGAATAATGACCATTGCTAAGGAAGGATATGTCGGATTCTTCCATCTAAAAAAGGAGTTTAAAACAAACAAAGTGCTCACCTTCCTTTCACTTTCGCCACAAAAATATGTTTGGATTCCCATTCGGTTGGTGGTATTTTCACCCTACGATCTATTCAACACCGTTAGAAGGGGTAGGCCCCAAGGCATTTTTTATTGGCTTTGGAAACCGGTTGGTGACGCTGCAAGATCCATAAAATGGGGTTATCCTCAAGGCTGGGTTCAAACCGTTTCGGACCTTACCGAATCCATTAGCTACGGTGATCCTGAGCCACGCGTTCAAAAGCTATGGGAATTTTTTAACCACAGCTTTAGGGATAGAGATGGATTTGTGCTCTTCAACCAACCGAAATACCGGCCCAACGACACATTGAGATTTAAAGCATTTGTTGCCGACTTCAAGGGGAAGACAAACGATAAAGAACTTAAACTTTTTTTGGATGCCAAGGACTTGGGGAAAATAAATCCCTACAAAACCGGTTTTTACGAATCCTACATAGTGCTACACGATAGTCTTAATTTAAGACTTGACCAATGGCACTCCATAAGACTAGAAAACGAAAAAGGAAGATCGGTTTCTGGAACATTCATGCTCGAAGATTATGAACTCAAAAATTCATCCTTCGAGGCATTCCTTGCCATGAACAGCCACTTTAGAGGAGAATCAAATGAGGTAGTATGCAGTGTAGATGATGCCAACGGCAACCCTATTTCCGACGCAAAGGCCGAAGTTACAGTTCTTCCAAAGCATATAATTTCGCAGCTTGCCGATGAGGTTTTCCTTCCGGACACCCTGTGGCATCACACGCAAAAGTTAGACGATTTAGCCAAAACTCAAATTGCAATCCCCGATAGTATCTTCCCCAATCTCACAATGAATTATAATGTGCAGGTAACCTTAACGGGCGAAAATAATGAGACAAGAGGATACACCTTTGATGGAACCTTTAACGGGCAATCCGATAGAATAAAAATCGAAAAAGTTGGCACAGATTCAGCCGTTGCCCGCTACTACAAAAAAAGCAAGGAGATAAACATTGATGGTTGGATGAGCACAACCAAACTTGACTCAACTAAAATCACATATCCCTATTACTTTGTTCCCAAATTCAGCAAGCCAGCCTACCACTTCTACTCAGAAAAAGCGATTCAGTTCTTAGAGAATTCTGAGGACTGGAGCAACGTAACAGTAGATGCCTCGCGAACTGACAAATCGTTGATGCTATCGATTGGTAATTCCCGAAAACTACCCATAACTGTATATCTCTACCGAGGGAACCGAGAAATTTTACGATCAACCTTCTCCTCCGATACGGTTATAACACTACCTTACAAAAATAGAAAAGCCTGTTCGCTTTACTACAGCTATGTATGGGCTGGAAAAATAGTAGAAAGAAACTACTCCATTCCTCCTAGTCCAACCAGTATGAATGTCACGCTTATATGCCCACCCAACGCCGTTCCAGGACAGGTTGTAGATATTAAGGTTGCCGTTACCAGTTCAAAGGGCAATCCCATACCCAATGCAGATGTTACAGCATGGGCCTTCTCCTCTAAATTCCAAGGCTACCATTTCCCAGCCTTCCCAACCTTCACGAAAGAGAGTAGCAAGCAGCGGATCTTGCGTAACCGATTTCACATGCAGGAGAATGGAATAGAGGAGTCGGAGTATAATCTCAACTTCAACTATTGGCATCAACGGATGCAGCTAGATACCATGGAGTTTTACAAATTTCTATACCCCAAAAATGGATACTATATCAAGTCGTTTTTTACAAAGGATAGCACAACACTCATCTCCCCCTTCATCCACAGAAACGGACAACCGCTTTACATTCAACAGATGAACCTCAACGGATGGCCGGCTATGTTTGGATTGGAAAACGCAAATCGACCAAATGTATACAATGCGCTCATGAGCAACACGCTGGAGATTTACGATCGTGATTCAATATACTTCTTTCCAGACATTAAAATTCCAGAAAAGCAGCAAACCATTATTAATATCGACTTAAAAAACCCAATTTGGAAACATGTAGCAGTGGCAAAAAGCAAGATTAAATTAAGAGACCAATACCTTGCCACCAATAGCTATACAGGACGGTTTGAAAGCCAACTACAACCATACTACATCCACCAATTCAACCATTACTTCCTAATTTATCCAGACCGAAACAAGCGTTTAGTTAACATTGCACCATTTTATCCATCCGATTTTGAGATGGTTAGCAGGGAAAATAGTTATACCATTAGGTTTGAACCACGATACACCTACACTTTTGGGCCGAACTATATAAAAATGAAATCGATGGCCACCTTTTCGAAAGAGGAGGTTCAGAATAGCGGAAGACAACTTGATTGGAATTTCAATCAGCAGTTGGTATCCAAAACAATGGCAGATAAATTTATACAGCCAGAACCAGAAAATCCGTTTTACTCATTTTTTAAGACTAGCTACGAGAATATTACGGGCAACTCGTTTCTGAAAATCGCATACCACAGAGAGCCCAACGAAGAGGATCCATTTGCCTTTGTTTTGATCGATCAGGTAAGCAGAAAAATAATGCGCTGCGACAAATTTAGTAATGTCCTTCCAAGTCCAACACAAATTGAAAAACCGGGACAATATGCACTATACCTCTTTTACCTTTCAGGGATTCGTTACCTCGACTCCATCAACATTGGCAACAATGGGACACTCTTTCTTACCATTGAGCGTGGAAAAATTGGAGGTAAGGCTGTCAAGAAGATAGACTTTGCACAATTTAATCATATGCACATTGATTCCACAATACTTAGGAATACAACAAAACTTTCCTCAAGCAATATCATTAAAATTGTTGCTCAGTCCAACGCAAAGAAGGGACCCAAAGGCTCTGCTGTTTATGGAACTGTCACAAGTGCAGAGGATGGATATCCCTTGCCTGGAGCGGTCGTTCAGGTGGTTGGAACCAACCAAGGATGCTCAACCGACATAGATGGCCAATTCTGGATGGATAATTTATCCAACCCTGTGATGCTACGCTTTTCATTCGTAGGTTTCAATAGCATAGACATACCCTCCACACCTGGAGTTGCCCAGTTGGTGATAATGGAACCCTCAGTTTTAAGAATGGAAGAGGTTGTTGTTACAGCAATTGGGGTTTCAAGAAAATCGTTGTCGTTAGGATACGCCACAACCAATGTTATATATAATTCACTCCAAGGCAAGGTTGCAGGGGTTTCAGTTTCAGGGAACCCTGGAGCAGGAAACAAGATTATGCTTAGAGGATTTAGTTCCATACCAATAGGTTCAGGGCCAATCTACGTTGTAGATGGTAAAATCTTAACTGCAGAAGAATTTAATCGTCTGGACAAAGAATCCATCACCTCAATGAAAGTGCTCAGTGGAGCAGCAGCCACATCGCTATATGGTTCTCGAGCAGCAAATGGTGTTGTATTGATTTCGACCAAAGCAGGAAGTTCAGCAGTGGATGTTTCCAAGGCAATGGATGACTCGGCCTACACAGCAGCCCTAGCTGGTGCCTCAACCATGCGGACCAAGTTTAAGGACTACGCCTTCTGGATGCCCAAACTCACAACCGACAACAATGGAATTGCCACCTTTAAAGCAAAACTTCCCGACGACATTACTACCTGGAATACAAACGCCGTAGCCGTTTCTAAAAAGTTGGAAATTGGAAGCACTCAAGCCTTCATCAAAGCCTTTAAACCGGCCATGGCCTCACTCTCTGTTCCACGCTTTTTGGTGGAGGGCGATTCCATTTGGGTTAGAGGTCGCGTAACCAGCTACGTCGACGAAAAGCAGCATGTTTCCCGTAGCTTTGCTCATAGCGGTACCACCCAAAATTTTCCCGACAGCCTAATGGGCAAATTGCTGGTAGATTCAACCCTGGTCGTGGCACCATCTGCAGACAGTATTTCGGTGGAGTACAAAGCCACTATTACTGGTGGGGGTTCCGATGGCGAGGGCCGTACCATTCCCATTAATTTAATTGGAACCAAGGAGACGCTTGGGCTCTTTGCGTTGGCAGAATCAGACACTACGGTGACATTTCCCGATACGCTCCACACAAAAAAGGTAAAGATATTTGCCTCATCGGCTAAGCTTGATTTACTCCAATCACTCACCGAATCCATTGCCAGCTATCGCTATCTCTGCAACGAGCAAGCATCGTCTAAGCTCATTGTGTTGCTTATGATAAAGAGGGCAACTGAGCAGGAAGGTAAGCATTTTGAAGGAGAGGCGCAAATAAAAGCACTGATTAAGCGACTTACCGAATCACGCTCCTCCTCGGGCCTATGGGGCTGGTGGAAAGGGTCTAACGATGTATTTTGGATAACCACCCAGGTAGCCAAAGCGCTATCGATGGCAGCCACCCAGGGATACGATATGAACAAAATCAACTTTGCCGAGGTGGTAAATACCATGAAGCACCAGCTGGAGTCCAATCAATCACCGATGGAAATGGCAGAACTCATCAACACCATACATATGATTGATACCACGGTGGATTTAACCCCCTGGGTGCTGAGAGCCGAGCAGTTGCGCAAAAACGCTAAGGACACCAGCTTAGCCTCAGCCATAAAGCTTTCCTTTGTTAAGATGTCGCTGGGTATTATTAAAACTGTTCCCGATAGCCTCATAAAAAGAGCAAAACCTTCATTCGGTAATGGAGCATACTGGGGAAACTTCTCCATTTGGCCTGATAGGGAATCTAACATTCTAACCTCCCAAATGTATAAGATGCTTAAGCTAGATTCTCTACACAAGGATTGGTTACCGAGGATAAGGCGCTACTTCTACTACGAACTCAATAGCGGTAACTATATCAACACCTACAGCAAAACGGCACTTGTAGATGCCATTTATCCAGACCTTTTTGTGGCAAATAGGCTAGGTGATCCATCCATAACTATCAAGAACGCCGATGATTCCACCGTAATTCGAAAATTTCCCTACACTTCAACCATCGAACCAAAAGGAACGATAACAATTACAAAGTCGGGTGGACGGCCTGTATTTATCACAGCCTACATGGAGCGGCACAACCGCAAACCAGCAGCCGTAGATGATTACTTTACCGTAACCAGCCACTTTGGGGACAAAGAGGAGATTAAGCCAAGCCAGCTAGCGTTTCTTACGGCTGGCAAATCCGTTTCGCTTTGGGTTAAGGTAACGGTTAAAAAGCTATCGCCCTACACCATGCTCGAAATACCAATCCCTGCAGGCTGCTCGTATGATGACAATCAACCGTGGGGTCGTGGTGAATGTTACCGTGAGAAGTTTAAGGATCACGTTGCGGTATTCTTCTCAAGCCTTTCGCCGGGAGTTTATGATGTGGAGATAAAATTGATTCCTCGGTTTACGGGCAGGTTTACGCTCAACCCGGCTCGCGCCGAACTTATGTATTTCCCAATTTTCTTTGGAAGAGAGGGGTTGAAGAAGATAACGGTAAGGTAA
- a CDS encoding NAD(P)-dependent oxidoreductase has protein sequence MIVTIAEPIGLTAQEASVFESQLAKQGHSLEVHATRPSDDIELLNRIKNSHVVVVSNLAVRGEVIRKCPNLKLINVAFTGTDHIDKSVCKELGVTVCNAAGYSTNAVAELTISSAIALFRKMGEMEHNLRLGLDRGGFLGRELSGKTFGVVGFGAIGQRVAMLALAFGCRVLFYNRSQKVMAGAKQVSLEVLLSESDVVSLHLPLSNDTAGLINHERLRLMKPSSILINTARGGVVDIPALAEALRDGTIAGAAIDVYEKEPPLAKNHPLLSAPNTLVLPHIGFATEEAIHIRAEIIMRNLWFWLQGTPQNVVD, from the coding sequence ATGATTGTTACCATAGCCGAACCCATTGGCCTTACAGCACAGGAGGCCTCGGTATTTGAATCTCAGCTGGCAAAGCAGGGACACTCTCTCGAGGTTCATGCTACTCGGCCATCCGATGACATTGAATTGCTTAACCGTATTAAAAACTCACATGTTGTGGTGGTTAGTAACCTAGCGGTTAGGGGAGAGGTCATCCGCAAATGTCCCAATTTGAAGTTGATTAACGTTGCCTTTACCGGTACCGATCATATCGATAAGTCGGTTTGTAAGGAGTTGGGAGTCACCGTTTGTAATGCTGCTGGATACTCCACTAATGCTGTTGCAGAACTCACCATTAGCAGCGCCATTGCCCTTTTTAGAAAAATGGGGGAGATGGAACATAACCTGCGGTTGGGCCTGGACAGAGGGGGATTTCTTGGTCGCGAGCTGTCTGGAAAAACTTTTGGCGTTGTGGGTTTTGGTGCTATTGGGCAGCGTGTTGCCATGCTTGCATTAGCGTTTGGATGCAGGGTTCTGTTTTATAATCGAAGCCAAAAGGTAATGGCTGGCGCTAAACAAGTTTCACTTGAGGTGTTGTTATCTGAAAGCGATGTGGTATCGCTCCATCTTCCGTTATCGAACGATACCGCTGGTTTGATAAATCATGAGCGGTTGAGGTTGATGAAGCCATCTTCCATACTAATAAATACTGCACGAGGAGGTGTGGTCGATATTCCTGCCTTGGCCGAAGCACTTCGGGATGGAACTATTGCAGGTGCTGCCATTGATGTATATGAAAAGGAACCTCCGCTTGCGAAAAATCATCCACTGTTGAGTGCGCCAAATACGCTTGTGTTACCACATATTGGCTTTGCAACCGAAGAGGCTATTCACATACGTGCCGAGATAATTATGAGGAATTTGTGGTTTTGGTTGCAGGGTACTCCGCAAAATGTTGTTGATTGA
- a CDS encoding adenosine kinase has protein sequence MKGEVIGLGNALVDLLTSIESDDLLVQLGMPKGSMQLVDEVNMQRVLDATKNLKRDRASGGSAANTISGMAMLGVKTGYIGKVGRDETGEFFRRDMEKAGITPVLLEGKAPSGVAIGLISYDSERTFATYLGAAIELIPEDLTASMFHGYKYFHIEGYLVQNQQLVRRAMELAKQEGLKITLDLASYNVVESNLEFLKEVVEKYVDIVFANEEEARSFTGMEPPEAVVEISKICDIAVVKVGKNGSYIRTNNVTYKVEAVRANSIDSTGAGDLYAAGFLYGLLQDYPMDICGTLGSVLAANVIEVMGPKMNDERWARIHQIVKETVINK, from the coding sequence ATGAAAGGTGAGGTAATTGGCTTGGGCAATGCGTTAGTTGACCTGCTAACAAGTATTGAGAGTGACGATCTATTAGTGCAGCTCGGAATGCCAAAAGGTAGCATGCAGCTGGTTGACGAGGTAAATATGCAGCGCGTGCTGGATGCCACCAAAAACCTCAAGCGCGATCGGGCAAGTGGAGGATCTGCTGCCAATACCATTAGCGGCATGGCCATGCTTGGCGTTAAAACCGGCTACATAGGAAAGGTGGGACGGGACGAAACTGGTGAATTTTTCCGCAGAGATATGGAAAAGGCAGGTATTACACCTGTTTTACTCGAAGGTAAAGCACCTTCGGGCGTGGCCATTGGACTTATAAGCTACGATTCAGAGCGAACATTTGCAACCTACCTAGGCGCTGCCATCGAACTTATCCCCGAAGACCTTACCGCATCTATGTTCCATGGCTACAAATATTTCCACATAGAAGGCTATTTGGTTCAAAATCAACAGCTCGTTCGCCGTGCCATGGAGTTGGCAAAGCAGGAGGGGTTAAAAATTACGCTCGACTTAGCCAGCTACAACGTGGTGGAGAGTAACCTAGAATTTTTGAAAGAGGTTGTAGAAAAATACGTCGACATTGTATTTGCCAACGAGGAGGAGGCACGATCGTTCACCGGAATGGAGCCACCCGAGGCAGTGGTAGAAATTTCCAAAATTTGTGATATTGCTGTAGTTAAGGTTGGCAAGAACGGATCCTACATCAGAACCAACAACGTTACCTATAAGGTTGAGGCTGTGCGTGCCAACAGCATCGATTCAACAGGTGCTGGCGACCTCTACGCTGCAGGATTCCTATACGGACTGCTCCAGGATTACCCAATGGACATTTGTGGAACCCTTGGCTCTGTTTTGGCAGCCAACGTTATTGAGGTTATGGGGCCAAAAATGAACGACGAGCGTTGGGCTCGCATACACCAAATTGTGAAGGAGACGGTAATAAACAAATAG
- a CDS encoding type II CAAX endopeptidase family protein, which yields MVRRALESFSPGVKLFLTLAFFLAIAIMVGLGVQLLGLQSDLDGSKLHLANGVLWLKMGQLVQTILLFLVPAAICAILFSSSPFSFLRLNKLAKGRTFLLVTLLSLSIAPLVGLLSQLNGLVHLPDWAMAMENEGMVLTRAFLKVNTLNGLLFNIFLVGLLPAFAEELFFRGLLQRLFAEWTKNIHAGIWISAAVFSAVHFQFLGFLPRMFLGALFGYLFYFSSSIWVSMTAHFINNSIGVVAYYLFVKGSIKVDPLGSEPVAVGSWMLFVSMAVVALVLYNVYFIERETTKVVK from the coding sequence ATGGTTAGACGAGCATTGGAATCTTTTTCTCCTGGAGTGAAGTTGTTTTTGACGCTTGCGTTTTTTTTAGCTATCGCCATTATGGTTGGGTTGGGTGTGCAGCTATTAGGATTGCAGTCCGATCTCGATGGTAGTAAACTACATCTTGCAAATGGCGTTTTGTGGTTGAAGATGGGACAGCTAGTTCAAACTATATTGCTTTTCTTAGTTCCGGCCGCAATCTGTGCCATTCTATTTTCTTCTTCTCCATTTAGTTTTTTACGCCTAAACAAGTTGGCAAAAGGGCGCACCTTTTTGCTGGTCACACTGCTTTCGTTATCCATTGCTCCTTTGGTTGGATTGCTTAGCCAGCTTAACGGATTGGTTCATCTACCCGACTGGGCCATGGCAATGGAAAATGAGGGAATGGTGCTAACTCGAGCATTTTTAAAGGTTAATACGCTGAATGGCCTGCTATTCAATATATTTTTAGTTGGACTCCTTCCGGCTTTCGCCGAGGAACTTTTTTTTAGAGGCCTTTTGCAGCGTCTATTTGCAGAATGGACCAAAAATATTCATGCCGGTATTTGGATTTCGGCCGCAGTATTCAGTGCGGTACATTTTCAGTTTTTGGGTTTTCTCCCCAGAATGTTTCTCGGTGCTCTGTTTGGATATCTTTTCTACTTTTCTTCCAGCATTTGGGTATCCATGACCGCTCACTTTATTAATAACAGCATTGGTGTAGTCGCTTACTACCTGTTTGTGAAGGGAAGCATCAAAGTGGATCCATTAGGTTCCGAACCGGTAGCTGTTGGTTCTTGGATGCTTTTTGTGTCAATGGCTGTGGTAGCATTGGTTCTCTACAATGTTTACTTTATTGAAAGAGAAACGACGAAAGTAGTAAAATAA
- the dusB gene encoding tRNA dihydrouridine synthase DusB, which translates to MIIDKLDLGHQPVILAPMEDVTDPSFRYMCKHFGADMMFTEFISSDGLIRDGKKSVAKLNIFDYERPIGIQIYGHLIDAMVDAALLAERANPEVVDINFGCPVKKIASRGAGSGMMREPDKMVEMTRQIVNAVKLPVTVKTRLGYDDSSKIIVELAERLQDVGIKALTIHGRTRAQMYKGEADWSLIGAVKQNPRMHIPIIGNGDIDGPLKAKEMFDRYGVDAIMIGRATYGRPWIFNEVKHYLQSGELLEQPSVIERVEIARMHFQKSLEIKGDRVGVFEIRRHFASYFKGLPDFKETRLKLVTTTNPDEIFGLLDYVADKWGDFEEIKSMLHKSPLSGKE; encoded by the coding sequence GTGATTATTGACAAATTAGACCTAGGCCACCAACCGGTGATTCTGGCTCCCATGGAGGACGTAACCGACCCGTCGTTTCGATACATGTGCAAGCATTTTGGAGCCGACATGATGTTTACCGAATTCATCTCCTCCGATGGCCTCATTCGCGATGGCAAGAAATCGGTGGCCAAGCTAAACATTTTTGATTACGAAAGGCCTATTGGCATACAAATATACGGACACCTCATCGATGCCATGGTGGATGCGGCTCTACTTGCAGAGAGGGCCAATCCAGAGGTTGTCGACATTAACTTTGGATGCCCAGTAAAAAAAATAGCTTCGCGTGGAGCCGGTTCGGGTATGATGCGCGAACCGGACAAGATGGTGGAGATGACACGCCAAATTGTTAACGCCGTGAAGCTGCCCGTCACTGTTAAAACTAGGCTTGGTTACGACGATAGCAGCAAAATAATTGTGGAACTCGCCGAACGGTTGCAGGATGTCGGTATAAAAGCGCTCACTATTCATGGAAGAACGCGCGCCCAGATGTACAAGGGCGAAGCCGACTGGTCGCTAATTGGTGCGGTGAAGCAAAACCCGCGTATGCATATTCCAATCATTGGCAATGGGGATATTGACGGTCCCCTAAAGGCCAAGGAAATGTTCGACCGGTATGGCGTTGACGCAATTATGATTGGTCGCGCCACCTACGGCAGACCATGGATATTTAATGAGGTAAAACACTACCTTCAATCAGGCGAGCTACTCGAACAGCCTTCAGTTATTGAACGAGTAGAGATTGCTCGAATGCACTTCCAAAAATCGCTGGAGATAAAGGGTGATCGGGTTGGCGTTTTTGAAATCAGGCGCCACTTTGCCTCCTACTTCAAAGGATTGCCCGACTTTAAGGAGACCCGCCTCAAGTTGGTAACCACCACAAACCCTGATGAGATTTTTGGTCTCCTAGATTACGTAGCCGACAAATGGGGAGATTTTGAGGAGATTAAAAGCATGCTGCACAAATCGCCCTTAAGCGGAAAAGAGTAA